AGAGTTAGTTGAGATGAAAATCGTGATTTTGGAGCATGTATCTACTGAAAGGCAATTGGTTGATCTATTCACCAAACCTCTGGACTACAACACGTTCCTAGGCCTTCGGAAGGCTTTAGGAATTGTGAATCTCTGAATAAGTCATGTCAGAAGAGGAGAGCATGGCAGTTGTATATATGTGTTACTGCTTGTCAATGTGCCACCACAACCACAAAACCCTGAGTCAACAAGTTCGATTGTACAGCTTGTTTCACCTGTCTCCTTAACAGTTAAGTCATTTGATTCACTGGTGAAAGACACTCATCTTGGATCAAGATGCTGCAACATTTTCGATCTGAGCATTGATCACTGTCTGGATTGAATGAGGAAACACAGCAGAGACTGAGTAAAATTTGGGTAAGAAGAGTGCCCTGAGTCattaaacagaaaagaaaagaaaaaaaaaaaaacaaaagacccTGAATGATGGACACTCGTAATGGAGCTGGAGGACACAACCTTCAGACTCTATTCTCGATCACTGTCTGGATGGGGCAGGGTTGATGTCAACTCTGAttggtaaacaaaaaaaaaaaaaataaataataacaagTGGGTATCTGTGACAGCTACTCGGCTGAGAAATAGCTACAGATCAAGGTTATCATAACTGTCGAGTTGGAGAGACAGACATACAAGATGTCTGCACTGTGTTTCCAGACCATACAAATGACTATGCTGCAGGAGTTCAGGTGTGAGTAAGCTGCATGATAGAATCATGTCTGTGACAGCTACTCGGCTGAGAAACAGCTACAGATGTGGGTTGGTCTCACtgattctttatcaaaaaacTTTTTGGTGGCTGAGTACAAGTGGGAAGCAACCTCTGTCTCTCTCCTCTGGACGCTAAAAGACATTCTGGAGTATGTCTTCTGGCGAGGTGCTTTAGTTGCTGTTCCTTTTGTGAGCTGCATTGCTGGCAAGGACATGAATTTCAATCTCATCATTTCTCTGTCTCACATACTGTGGTGttagtttcttttaaaattatggCTGTGTCTACTGCTAGTCTTTCAAATCATGGGTTTCATGTCTTGGGCCTAGTGTTTTTGTCTCTAACGGGCCTTGTGAGTGTGATTAGGGTTATTTTAGAGGATGGTATGATGCAGCTGTATTCAAGTGTtacatcctctctctctctcgccggCGCACTCGATCTCTCTCACCAGCAACATGCAACCCACAAGGAGAAGCTCGCGGCTCATGAAACTGAAGAATGTCGAGTCTACTCCGATGAACCCGCTCGACCTCTCCTCTGGGTCGTCCTCAGGCAAGCGGAGCCGCCGTCGCGTCTCAGCTGGTGACACTGCCCCTCTACCCCCAAACATCGCTTCTGAAGTCGAGTCTCTCTCGGATTGGGAATCACCAGACGATCACTCCGCCGAAGCTCCGATGGCAGAAGACACTCCTCCGAATCGCTCCAAAGAACAGAGATTTGAGGAGAGTCGGAGTGTGTATCAAACTAAGGCTCAGTTCTATCCAGAGCTCATGCGACCTTCAAGGAGGCCAATGACTGAACGGTTCTTCTCAATAGAGGCGACTGAGCGTTTCAGAGAGCTCCGAGGGAGGAATTTCATTCCTCAGCAATCTATCTCTCTCACGGACGAGAATCTCTCGGATGTCAGAAAAATTGTGATCGGGGCAGGCCTGATTCATACCCTCACTGATCTCGATCCTTATCAGCCCAATGTAATCCGGGAGTTCCTTGCAAATCTTCCGGAAGCCGAGGAACGAGACGATGGTGTAGCGGTGTATGTTCGAGGATCGCTTGTTGATTTCTCTCCGAGTCTGATTAACTCGATGTATTGCATTCCGGGGTTTGAAGAAGATCCTAATTGGATGGATGAACGCCTTGATGAAGTTTGTGGTTTTGTCACAGATGGGCGAATCAGACGAGGTGAGAACATGAGTTCAAAGTATCTCACAGCTACGAATCAGGTTCTGTATAAGCTCGTCTGCTCGAATTGGATTCCCACCAGGAACTACACTTCAATGAACCAAAGGCGACTCAGGTTCGTCTACATGCTTCATCATCATGATGGATTTGACTTCGGGAAACTTGTCTATGATCAGATAGTAGCAATGGCAGCGAACACTCAGACAGAGAAGACTCGGTGTATCATGTTCCCTAACCTGATTCAGCAGGTCATCCATTTTCAGAGAACTATAACTCCTGACTTGCTTCATGATGAGTTCACTGGAACACCGAAGCTTGTTGTCAAGGATGTTAAGGCTGGTCGTGGGTCTGGAGCAGACTCTAGTGCTGCTAGCCTTGAGGATGACATCAATCGCGCTATTACGGGACTCAAAGCCATTAGAGTTCGCCTGAGGAGTAAGGGAGATGCACCGTGTTTTGTAGATTTTTCTACTCTATGTCTaacgaatgttttttttctaaatgtgCACCTATGCAGGGGGAGACTATGAGCAGCATGTTCCTCATCCAGGGTTTGAAGAAAACGATGAGCAggatgaagatgaggaagacGCGTAGGATGATCATGTCTTAGTGCTTAATGACATTTTATGCTTTAATTCAGCTTGTACTAATTAAGACTCAGACTGTGTGCTTCGACTGTGCTTTTATCATTTCAATGTGCAATTTATTTAAAGGATTGTGTTTTCAGTTGATGATCACTGGTTGAGTAGTTTCTTTGTCTTGGATATGTGTGCTGCTTGGATGTTTACATTGCAGGTTGCATAGGTTGTCACATTCAGATAAAAAGGGGGAGAATGTAAGCTCAAGAAAAAGGAGCTTGTCGGAATGAGAAACAGAGGATGTGTTATGCACAATATAGGAAGTGTGACTTGCTGTTACAAGTCGGTTATGAGATGATGACGTGTCAATGTCTCATTGGTTCCAAGATCTTACTTTGGCGTGAAGCAAAGAAGATTTGGAAGATTTGGGCTTATCACAATATTTAGGCGACTAGGGTATTGTGTTAAGGCTATTTAACCTGATTACTTTGTGTAGATTAAGGTTAGCCGTTTTTGATTGAAAAGCTAGAGCAAGAGGTTTGTTCTTGAGAGCTTAAGAAAGACAAGTACTCGTGGGTGTATCTTGTGCTTTCTGTTTTGACAGATTAGGAATTGGTCCGTCTCTAGTCGTGTGTGACTGAGAGTAATTCGGATTAAACAGATCTAGGAAGATTGTTTAACAGATTTCTAATATACAAGAAAGTGTTCTTGGTATCTTGTGTTTTAGTTCTTATATTTGGTAGTCCCTGAACTTTCATACTCGTAGTCCTGTTATAGAAAAATCAGGTTAGTTCATGCGTGATGATGATATTTTGTAAGTGTAATGAGAAACTTACAATTATAGTAATGGAATTGGTGTCTTCATCAATCATGATGTTACCATACTGCAAATCATTGTGACAAAACCCAATCTCCTGCTGCTTATACTCATATAGCAGCTCATGTTCCAGCAAGTTGATCTCAGATTCAATGTTGTCTAGACCAAACTCTGCTGAATCTTCAGGTGTACACAGACTCTTGGCTTGTCCAAGCCAATTCCTGTCAATATGTTTTATGTTATTGATTTGACCACGTAATTAATACGGAGAATCACAAAGATTAGTTACCTCATCCTATCCCAAAGGAGCACATTTCCATCACCAGGAACCTTTATACCATGAAATTCTCTTAGTCTAGCTGCAATGAGAGCAGATAGTTGCGGATCACGTAGATCAACGGTCGATAAAGTCTGTTCAAAAGTCATAAAAATGACCATCATCAGCATCTCAGTCAGCACACAGCTAAACCGGGTATAACTCAATTGGTATTTCCCGGTTCGACATTGACCCAATATCCAAGAAGAATTACAATCAAAGGGTTATTGCGcaagaaaaatggaaaaaaagaaaagaggaaCATTACATACCCGGGCATGGATAAACTCCTCGATCCGACCGCCAGCAAACCGACCAAGGAGTCTAGGACCGTGGCCGTACCGAGAGACAATCTCGAACGTACGAATCTCGTCTTTCCTGTCGAAGAAGAGATCAACTCCGTCGCCATAAACTCGAACAAGAAGCTTCCTGTGGTGAAAATGGTTATCCTTAGTGGGCCAGTTCACCATGAAAACTTGGTTAGTCATTGCACCTTTCATGGGTTTCACCTGAATCCTCTCGAGATCTTCCACTACGTCTCCCCATTTCCCCGAGAGTGTTTGAAGTACTTTCTTTAGACTGTCTGGTGATGAAACTGGTATCAAACCCAACACTCCTATTCCCATTACTTCTTTTCTATCTCTCCGCAAGTTCTGTGATGTCTGGAAGAAGCTACGACAAAAGCTCTCTGCTTTACGaaacattttgaaatttacagattaagaacaaaaacaaaaaaagatcgagagagagagagacagctTTGATTTTGACGACAGGTTGAAGTTGAAATGATCCAGAATACAAATGAAATGCTgcagaattttattttgttttcagcCGAAATTTGAGGCTCATTGTCTTAATTAAAGCTAAAAACCCTAAATATTAAAAGgattaaaaagtaattatacAAAACTCAATCTCTGGCCAAATCATCCATACCTAGACTTCCAAAAAAGTCCACGCGgctctgtttatttttttaaagtcaaACCGTGATCAACATGATGTTCCTCAACAGTGTAATAAACATAATACTGAATTTATAGCAGAACAAAAAGagcaaaagataaaaataaaataacaggTCTGAAGTAagtatattttatcaaaaggtGGAATGGATAGCAAATCTGAGGCCAGGATTCAAAGAAAGACAAGTTTCTCTGATCCAGTGCATGTGCATGATGAATTTCAGAATCGACctcaaagaagagaagaaaagaaatgggaAGATGAATCTTTACCAAGAAGATTGCAGATATGAGGATAACCCTGGAAATATTATTATTGGAGAAGAAAACCAAGAGAAACTCTCTTTGAAGACTAACTAAACTCAAGGACAATAGAAGTGTGGGCAGGCAGGCATGTGATAAAAACGATGAGaagatttcttttattttcttgctGCCTTTGTTGGAGATATATGTCTTTGTCAGAACTCAGAAGCAACGCACTCGCACACATTCGATTCTATCTGAGCTTTATGGAGACAAATTTAAAGGTGTTtgtttattaaaacataaaaaattagttaGACCGGTTCGACCGGTTGGCTCggtttgaataataaatttcCACTTTATGAGAAGATCCCTCTTTGAGACTGCCACTGTCTGCCTTCTGTTGTATTGCTCTAGCTCGCTCGAGTAAATTTTTGCGGTATTCTTcttcagcttttttttttttaatttcttgtaATTAGATGGATCGTGGGATTGCTTCTAGTAGCAGAGATGGATCTCAGACTGCTTCGCCTGGTAAAAAATTTCCACCTTCTACTTCAATCGGATCTCCCATACTTTGGTCGCTCTCtgtattttagattttagtgtTAGAATGGTGGAATCTTGACACATAAATGTTTATACTTTGAATTGAAATTTGATTAACCAgtgcatacaaaaaaaaaaaatcaaagattactcttcttcttcttctgtaagTTACTAAAAGTGGTTTGATCAAACTCGTCCCATGTCTCTAaagaaaatcaattttaactgcAACCTATACATTTTTAATTGATTGGTCATATGTATATGTTACTTGAAGATGCATTGGCATTCAAGAATATTAAAAATCCTATCAAGAAGCAGATCAATGGTTGTGGCACAATCTGTGTTAAACAAGATGATGATCCATGCCATTTCTTGCGTCTTCTTTATGGTATGGTTGCAAAACCCCAAAAATCTTAATGAGAGTGTTTATAAAAATACCAATTTAATCTGATCAAATGTTGTTTTGTAGAGAGTCTAATAGCAGGAGGATTAGCTGGTCTTGTGGTAGAAGCTGCTCTATACCCAATTGATACTATCAAAACTCGAGTGCAGGTATGTTTCTCCTCCTTTTCACAGTAGTCTAGTTTCAGGGAGAGTACCACCATGGCCCAGATGTTTTCATAATCTTTCGTGGAGAAGCCAGTGTTTGACTTTTCAGTTactatctctattttttttttgacatggGTAGGTAGCTCGAGATGGAGGGAAGATTATATGGAAAGGGTTATACTCTGGTCTGGGTGGCAACCTTGCTGGTGTCTTACCGTAAGTATTTTAgtcagaaagaaagaagaaaaataaatgatcAAGTACGTTTGAACTGCTTTGTGACTCTTGTTTCAGatcaaataatgttttttcttttcgtcATGTGTAGTGCTTCTGCCTTATTTTTCGGTGTATATGAACCTACCAAACAGAAGCTGCTCAAGGTTCTACCTGAAAATTTTAGCGCGGTTGCACATTTGGTATGTACAAACTTAAGAGATTCCTACAGTAACGCATCAATATTAGTCTCTCTGACCGATATTTTTAGCTAAAAAGTTTCTCTTAGTATTTATtgagaaaaataaagatggaTGTCTTCTCAGGCTTTGTACATGTAGTTTTAAAACTTACTGATCTGAGACAGAGTCCCTTAGAATATAGTATGTTCTGTTGAAACGAGATATATATGTCTTAGCGAGTTGAATCAGGCTGCAGGTGCTTTAGGAGGTGCTGTTTCATCTATTGTTCGTGTACCAACCGAAGTAATCTTCTTtacttttcttgtttctttttattattctgTATTGGTTTTATATGCTTTCTGTATATCTTCTAATGGAAACTTCAACAGGTTGTTAAACAGCGGATGCAAACTGGACAATTTGCTTCGGCCCCTGATGCTGTTCGACTTATTATAGCCAAAGAAGGATTTGGAGGCATGTATGCGGTATCTATGTTCTTTCCTGACTGTTTGCTTTTCAGCAGCACTACTTGAGTTTGTAGTTGAATTAATAACATCGTGTAAGctaaacaaacaataaaatctCCATCTTACTTGTCCAAACATGCAGGGATTCGGATCTTTCTTGCTGCGAGATTTGCCTTTTGACGCTCTTCAGTTTTGTGTATATGAGCAGTTACGGATTGGATACAAATTAGCTGTAAGCTTTTGTTGCTACATTCATAAGTGAAAGAAAAAACACATCCGCTTCTGCTGGTTTATGACTTCTGCTGGTTTATGACCGTTAAGATATCGATATGTTTAGAACAGGCGAGAAGAGATTTAAATGATCCAGAGAACGCAATGCTTGGTGCAGTTGCTGGTGCTGTTACTGGGATTTTGACCACTCCTCTAGACGTAATCAAAACCAGACTAATGGTTCAGGTATGTCAGAACGAATGAACACACACAATACTGAAAGAAGAACATGTTTTTCTTGGATGGAGAATAAGAAGCTCCAGTACTACAGTACCAACGCTTTTCGTTTTGACATTTGGCAGGGCGCAGGGAATCAGTATAAAGGGGTCTCGGATTGCGTTAAGACGATATTGAGAGAAGAAGGGTCATCAGCTTTGTGGAAGGTGAATTCATTTCTGTACACACATTTAGTAGGCGTTATGATGGAAACTTTTGCGCATGTTTGTGCAAACTTGCTGACATGTCTGAAACTATGTATTATACAGGGAATGGGCCCGAGGGTTTTGTGGATAGGTATTGGAGGTTCAATTTTCTTTGGAGTTCTGGAAAAGACAAAACAGATTCTTTCAGATCAGAGCAGCCAAAAGATTCATAAGGCTTAAACTGTTAGATTCTACTTCTGAGTGAGATTCTACATCAATGATGTAGATATCTAAACTCTTTACGTTTCTTGCTTGATTTTAAGGCCAtctcttctatttttctatcaGTCTCTACCTTTATTATCCTTTTGCTCCATAAGGACTTCGTTTCTTCCGGAAGGATTGCGATCTTGGTGgcttatttgtttaatttcaagTCCAATATTATAATCAAAATCTATCAAATGACCAGAAAAACCTGGATATTACTTAACCCACTCCTCATCGCCCGtgacctctctctctcctcatcGCCCATATCTCACTCTTCCTCATCTCCCACTCCTTTGttcatattgttttcttttgaattttgtcCAATATTGGATCTAGAAATTTGATGGAATTTGAAAGAATTATAGTTTCCATTAAATTCTACTGTTATTCAATTAAGAATTTCATCAATTCTTTCAAAAtcttgtgttattggtttaaagatttgtaattaattttctaattcttttaaattctaatgttattcaatatttgatagattttgtaGTAATGTTATTTGGAAAGAATTTAATGGAAAATGTAATGTAAAAATGTGAAGAACCAATTCCTTCCTCTTATGAGGAGATTTGGCATCGTAAGTCTGAAATTTTGTGATGTTCGTAAtcctcatctccattcttctTACAAGTATGGTATTATAATTGACGAGATGGCTATTCAACGGACCTGGGTAACTCAACGACCACCTTAACGTGAACGAGATGGTATTAGTCACGTTTCATGTTTCTTGTATCGAGAAATACAATTAGTCAagcttcttttcattttttaagtaatgaaaacaaaaagtgACAAAATTGAAATAacacaaatatttttcatcGTCAAAGTGTAGCACAACTAAAATAtacctttattttgttttatgcaATAAAATTGCTACAATCAGTGAACTTTTGTAGTAGTAGTAACTGTTATATTTCTTTCagttttataactaaaataatgtttgttattttttcaatataataaagattcaaaattttaattgattttagagAAATTGATATTCTATCAAATTTAAGTGCATTCCTTTAAAATCCATAACAAAAGTAAACATGAGAATTATGTAAATGCATTAAATCCTCATCAAATCTTTTAAACTactacaaaaattattatttatgaattctttcaaattctaTTAAATTCTTGGATTGAATACCACCCCCTTTGTTTCATCGCATTCGGAGTTGATGTTAAGATTTTACGAAAGTTTAACCAAACGTCGGAAATGATAACTTGAACACCAATATGTGTTTGATTAaacgaaatattttttatcatttcgTAGATCGAGTGACCAACGACACAAAAATCACATCTTCGAGCGGGTTGATAACTTTTATCTGTTAAGGTTGTAAAAACACGCAAGTCACGAGATGGTACGATACAACCTAAAACATGATAAATAGGCCACTTACGACTTAGAATGTGAAGCAGCCCAATCTCAATGACGGATTACCTTGATTGAAGAGGAATATGGAAGAAAATAGGGTAATGGAAGATTTCTGAAATGTATAAAGGGAAAAAAGGAGAAATGGCTCGCCTGCCCCTCCATGTGATGTGATGGCCAAATCTTCTATGGATCTTCATAATCTCCTATGTTCCTGATTCATTAAACGAATGCGAATTGACAAATTTGcccttagttaaaaaaattgagaatttgAAAGGAAATCGGTCAGAATGTTAACCGAACAGGTATGGTTATGGTTAGGTTTCTTTGTGAAACCGGTCTAGTTTTGGgtggttttgtaaaaaaaaagaaaaaagaaaagaaataaatcGGTCAGAATGCTAACCGAACAGCTCCATCCCCGCAGCTCGTTCTCGTTTTCCCAAAGATTGTGGAGCGACGCCATCTGTCGCCATAGACTAGTCCTTTCCCGACGTCTAGCATTCCGTCGAAGCCGGTAAGTTGTGGTCTCCGCCTCGAGCTTTCATCGTAATTGAATTGTAATTCGATTTAGGAATAATGCACAACGGCATTGTTTCGTGTCTGGGTCAATCAGTATAGTAAAGTGGTACAGAATGCATTTATGTGGTTGAATGGGAGTGTATTGGCAGTAGGGGCGTAGATCGGTTCGCACTTGATACGGAATTCAATTTGTtgagttttttcatttttttt
The nucleotide sequence above comes from Brassica napus cultivar Da-Ae chromosome A9, Da-Ae, whole genome shotgun sequence. Encoded proteins:
- the LOC111199046 gene encoding uncharacterized protein LOC111199046 — its product is MELEDTTFRLYSRSLSGWGRVDVNSDCYSAEKQLQMWVGLTDSLSKNFLVAEYKWEATSVSLLWTLKDILEYVFWRGALVAVPFVSCIAGKDMNFNLIISLSHILCCIQVLHPLSLSPAHSISLTSNMQPTRRSSRLMKLKNVESTPMNPLDLSSGSSSGKRSRRRVSAGDTAPLPPNIASEVESLSDWESPDDHSAEAPMAEDTPPNRSKEQRFEESRSVYQTKAQFYPELMRPSRRPMTERFFSIEATERFRELRGRNFIPQQSISLTDENLSDVRKIVIGAGLIHTLTDLDPYQPNVIREFLANLPEAEERDDGVAVYVRGSLVDFSPSLINSMYCIPGFEEDPNWMDERLDEVCGFVTDGRIRRGENMSSKYLTATNQVLYKLVCSNWIPTRNYTSMNQRRLRFVYMLHHHDGFDFGKLVYDQIVAMAANTQTEKTRCIMFPNLIQQVIHFQRTITPDLLHDEFTGTPKLVVKDVKAGRGSGADSSAASLEDDINRAITGLKAIRVRLRRGDYEQHVPHPGFEENDEQDEDEEDA
- the LOC106421031 gene encoding probable choline kinase 3, with amino-acid sequence MGIGVLGLIPVSSPDSLKKVLQTLSGKWGDVVEDLERIQVKPMKGAMTNQVFMVNWPTKDNHFHHRKLLVRVYGDGVDLFFDRKDEIRTFEIVSRYGHGPRLLGRFAGGRIEEFIHARTLSTVDLRDPQLSALIAARLREFHGIKVPGDGNVLLWDRMRNWLGQAKSLCTPEDSAEFGLDNIESEINLLEHELLYEYKQQEIGFCHNDLQYGNIMIDEDTNSITIIDYEYESSGTTKYKN
- the LOC111198734 gene encoding probable S-adenosylmethionine carrier 2, chloroplastic, producing the protein MDRGIASSSRDGSQTASPDALAFKNIKNPIKKQINGCGTICVKQDDDPCHFLRLLYESLIAGGLAGLVVEAALYPIDTIKTRVQVARDGGKIIWKGLYSGLGGNLAGVLPASALFFGVYEPTKQKLLKVLPENFSAVAHLAAGALGGAVSSIVRVPTEVVKQRMQTGQFASAPDAVRLIIAKEGFGGMYAGFGSFLLRDLPFDALQFCVYEQLRIGYKLAARRDLNDPENAMLGAVAGAVTGILTTPLDVIKTRLMVQGAGNQYKGVSDCVKTILREEGSSALWKGMGPRVLWIGIGGSIFFGVLEKTKQILSDQSSQKIHKA